A single Bacillus sp. OxB-1 DNA region contains:
- a CDS encoding PstS family phosphate ABC transporter substrate-binding protein: protein MGKFGSVVYVVVVMAFLLPFVLIGGLYIFLMGMKSLLPLIVVSYLIVGTLMVMSFFPATRHRKLINRIMLAAVVLATAIAVPGIYHKTRPVIQDGYVSTYDYAPFQEGTKAVSLDQPATLKLAENLPILDGATALYPIYSAFAQAVYPEKEYDQYSSEVMSNRTGEAYDNLLNGRADIIFVLGPSEAQLAKAERMGKELKLTPIGREAFVFFVNARNPVQGLTTDELKGIYSGKITNWKEVGGKKRAIRAFQRPDDSGSQTALQHFMGDVALMEPPVEDIASLMGTIIDQVSDYKNYNNAIGFTFRYYSTQMVKNNAIRLLQVDGVEPTVESIRSREYPLTNEFYAVTAGSDNPHIESFLEWIVSAQGQEIVEKTGYVPISE from the coding sequence TTGGGGAAATTCGGGAGCGTTGTGTATGTTGTTGTAGTCATGGCATTTCTGTTGCCATTTGTTCTGATTGGCGGACTGTATATTTTCCTCATGGGAATGAAATCCCTGTTGCCGTTGATCGTAGTTTCCTATCTTATCGTCGGGACGTTGATGGTCATGAGTTTTTTCCCGGCGACCCGTCACAGAAAGCTCATAAACCGCATCATGCTAGCTGCGGTGGTACTGGCAACCGCTATTGCTGTACCGGGAATTTATCATAAAACCCGGCCGGTCATCCAAGACGGATATGTTTCTACATACGATTATGCGCCTTTTCAAGAAGGTACAAAAGCAGTCTCACTCGATCAACCAGCGACACTGAAACTGGCAGAAAACCTTCCAATCTTGGACGGGGCGACTGCCTTGTATCCGATCTACTCCGCTTTCGCGCAGGCAGTCTACCCTGAAAAGGAGTATGACCAATACAGCAGCGAGGTGATGTCGAACCGGACCGGGGAAGCTTATGACAATCTACTCAATGGTCGAGCGGACATCATCTTTGTACTCGGCCCTTCCGAGGCGCAGTTGGCAAAAGCCGAGCGGATGGGCAAAGAGTTGAAGCTAACGCCGATCGGACGGGAGGCGTTCGTCTTTTTCGTCAATGCGAGAAATCCGGTGCAAGGTTTGACGACGGATGAATTGAAAGGGATTTATTCCGGGAAAATCACGAACTGGAAAGAAGTCGGCGGGAAGAAGAGGGCAATCCGCGCGTTTCAACGGCCGGATGATAGCGGAAGCCAGACTGCCCTGCAACATTTCATGGGGGATGTCGCGCTCATGGAGCCGCCGGTGGAAGACATCGCGTCGTTGATGGGCACAATCATCGATCAGGTATCCGATTACAAAAACTACAATAATGCCATCGGGTTTACGTTCCGCTATTATTCCACGCAAATGGTGAAAAACAATGCTATCCGATTGCTGCAAGTGGACGGCGTGGAACCGACCGTTGAATCGATCCGATCGAGAGAGTATCCGTTGACCAATGAATTCTACGCTGTGACGGCAGGAAGTGATAATCCCCATATCGAATCCTTCCTGGAGTGGATCGTATCGGCACAAGGACAGGAAATCGTAGAAAAGACTGGATATGTGCCGATTTCCGAATAG
- the pstC gene encoding phosphate ABC transporter permease subunit PstC, with amino-acid sequence MTAIQPVEKTRTRDLIAAAKKRETFGKLVPHLLLAVTCVTILATFGIVFTLLKETLTFFGQVKVVDFLFGTEWAPFSNAAPAFGVLPLVVGTLKIAGVALLVSVPAGLACALFLSEYASPAVKKFIKPIIELLAGIPTIVYGFFALTFVTPWLQSFIPALKLFNALSAGIVVGIMILPMIVSLSEDALSAVPASFREGAYGLGATKFETAVKVVFPAAISGIAASIILAASRAIGETMIVSLAAGSTPAFDLDLTGSIQTMTSYIVQVATGDAGYGTTIYYSIYAVGFTLFLFTFAMNRIALFIKTKFREEY; translated from the coding sequence TTGACTGCGATTCAACCGGTTGAGAAGACCAGGACCCGTGACCTCATTGCCGCGGCGAAAAAGAGGGAGACGTTCGGGAAACTCGTGCCGCATCTCTTGCTGGCGGTCACGTGCGTCACGATCCTGGCGACGTTCGGCATTGTGTTTACCTTATTGAAAGAGACCCTCACGTTTTTCGGCCAAGTGAAAGTGGTGGATTTCCTGTTCGGCACCGAATGGGCACCCTTTTCCAATGCAGCACCGGCATTCGGTGTCCTGCCACTTGTTGTCGGCACGCTGAAAATCGCTGGCGTGGCCTTGCTCGTCAGCGTTCCGGCCGGTTTGGCTTGTGCCTTGTTCCTAAGTGAATACGCCTCGCCCGCCGTCAAGAAATTCATCAAACCAATCATTGAATTGCTCGCAGGGATTCCGACAATCGTCTACGGCTTCTTCGCCCTGACATTTGTCACGCCTTGGTTACAGTCTTTCATTCCCGCCTTGAAACTGTTTAACGCGCTAAGTGCCGGAATCGTCGTCGGCATTATGATCCTGCCGATGATCGTTTCGCTGTCGGAAGATGCGCTGTCGGCGGTGCCCGCTTCCTTCCGTGAAGGTGCGTATGGGCTTGGGGCCACTAAATTCGAGACGGCCGTCAAAGTCGTCTTTCCGGCCGCCATTTCGGGAATCGCCGCCTCTATCATTTTGGCAGCTTCCCGCGCCATTGGAGAAACGATGATCGTCTCGCTCGCCGCCGGCTCGACGCCCGCATTCGATCTGGACTTGACCGGTTCCATCCAGACGATGACTTCTTATATCGTCCAAGTGGCCACGGGGGACGCCGGCTATGGCACAACCATCTACTATTCCATATATGCGGTCGGCTTCACCTTGTTCCTTTTCACGTTCGCCATGAACCGGATCGCTTTATTCATTAAGACCAAATTCAGGGAGGAGTATTGA
- a CDS encoding YwbE family protein, whose translation MDGRNRADVKPGLRVAVILKKDQRTGVKTEGVVKDLLTNSSFHPHGIKVRLQDGQVGRVCDILG comes from the coding sequence ATGGATGGACGGAATCGGGCGGATGTGAAGCCGGGTTTGAGAGTCGCGGTCATTTTGAAGAAGGACCAGCGTACCGGAGTGAAGACGGAAGGCGTTGTAAAAGATTTATTGACCAACTCCAGCTTCCACCCGCATGGCATTAAAGTGCGGTTGCAAGACGGACAGGTTGGGCGCGTCTGTGATATTTTGGGGTGA
- a CDS encoding PstS family phosphate ABC transporter substrate-binding protein, whose amino-acid sequence MKKTTVLASLGLACSLFLAACNGGDGNTAAQTSEGNALSGKVAGDGSSTVAPIMEAIVEEYAQVEKDVLVSVGVSGTGGGFEKFIAGETDFSNASRPIKDEEKEKLEEAGIDYSELPIAYDGLTVVVNKENNWIDSLTVEDLKNIWVEDGTTKKWSDLDPSWPDEEIVFYAPGTDSGTYDYFNEVVLEDGDLVKAATLSEDDNVLVTGIKGDVNAIGFFGYAYYEANKDTLKAVLIDGVEPNSETIESGEYTPFSRPLFVYVNNDSVKNKDEVRNFMEFVIDNSADMAKAVGYVQLPEEEYKKTRDALDAVK is encoded by the coding sequence ATGAAGAAGACGACAGTACTTGCATCGCTCGGACTAGCCTGCTCGCTATTTTTGGCTGCCTGTAACGGAGGGGACGGAAACACAGCCGCCCAAACGTCAGAAGGGAACGCACTGAGCGGAAAAGTCGCGGGTGACGGATCGTCGACAGTCGCACCGATCATGGAAGCAATCGTGGAAGAATACGCTCAAGTGGAAAAAGACGTATTGGTTTCAGTCGGCGTATCGGGAACTGGCGGCGGATTTGAAAAATTCATCGCAGGAGAGACGGACTTCTCCAATGCCTCCCGTCCCATCAAAGATGAGGAAAAAGAAAAGTTGGAAGAAGCCGGAATCGATTACTCGGAATTGCCAATCGCATATGACGGCCTGACCGTCGTTGTGAATAAAGAGAACAACTGGATCGACTCCTTGACGGTGGAAGACCTGAAGAACATCTGGGTCGAAGACGGCACAACCAAAAAGTGGTCAGACCTTGACCCGAGCTGGCCGGATGAAGAAATTGTCTTCTACGCACCGGGTACAGACTCTGGAACCTACGACTATTTCAATGAAGTCGTCCTGGAAGATGGCGACCTCGTCAAAGCTGCCACACTTTCTGAAGATGACAATGTCCTCGTGACAGGAATCAAAGGCGATGTCAACGCAATCGGATTCTTCGGCTACGCGTACTATGAAGCAAACAAAGATACATTGAAAGCTGTCCTGATCGACGGAGTGGAACCGAACTCGGAAACGATCGAATCCGGTGAATACACACCATTCTCCCGCCCGCTTTTCGTCTACGTGAATAATGACTCTGTCAAAAATAAAGATGAAGTACGTAACTTCATGGAGTTTGTCATCGACAACTCAGCTGATATGGCCAAAGCGGTCGGCTACGTCCAACTGCCGGAAGAAGAATATAAAAAGACACGCGACGCATTGGACGCTGTTAAATAA
- a CDS encoding YtoQ family protein, giving the protein MRLTVYLAGEIHSSWREEVKQKSAALNLPIDFVGPMEDHDRSDNIGEDILGKQPNAIFKDAAASSFNNLRTELLMKKADLVIALFGEKYKQWNTAMDASTAVALGKPLILIRPEAHHHALKEISRKAHATLENVDQAIKALHYIFE; this is encoded by the coding sequence ATGAGACTGACTGTATATTTGGCCGGGGAAATCCATTCGTCGTGGCGCGAAGAAGTGAAACAGAAGAGCGCCGCCTTGAATTTGCCGATCGACTTTGTCGGACCGATGGAAGATCATGACCGTTCCGATAACATCGGAGAGGACATACTGGGCAAGCAGCCGAATGCGATCTTCAAAGATGCAGCGGCCTCCAGTTTCAATAATTTACGGACCGAGCTATTGATGAAAAAAGCCGATCTTGTCATTGCGCTCTTCGGTGAAAAGTACAAGCAATGGAACACAGCTATGGACGCAAGCACGGCCGTCGCACTCGGGAAGCCTTTGATCCTTATCCGTCCAGAGGCCCATCACCACGCATTGAAAGAGATCTCCCGCAAAGCGCATGCCACGTTGGAAAACGTTGACCAGGCTATTAAAGCACTGCATTATATTTTCGAATGA